ATATTGTACCTTAAATTATACCTACTTGTATCAAAATCATTTGAATCCCAAAATATATCAGCTATTTTATTTCTATTAAACTTTTTATTTCTTTGTTCTGCCATATAAGTTAATATGCCTATTGATTTATGACTTAATTTATCTAAGATAGATTCATCATTTAAAAGTATATCCACTCTACCTAGTAAATATATTTTCAACTTAGCCATCTATATCACCTTTATTTTTAAAGATTATATAGCCTTGTTTTAATGTTAATTCTACATTTATATCTTTTATTTCTTCTTTTTTAACTTTTAAAGGATTTTTATCTAATACTACTAAATCTGCCCATTTACCTATTTCTATTGACCCCTTAATATCTTCTTCAAATACAGAATAAGCTCCATTAATTGTAAATAACTTTATAGCTTCTATAGGTGATATTGAATACTCTTTATTTGGATGATTTACTGCTGTATGTATTCCTAAAAGTGGATCTATTTTTGTTACATCACTATCTGACCCCCCTGCTATGATTAATCCTGATTCTACAATTTTTTTAAATGGATTTGTTTTTTTTCTTCTTTCACCTAATCTCTTATCATATAAATCCCCTTTATCTCCCCAATAATACTCATAGGATGGTTGCATTGATAATACTAATTCTAAATCTTTAGCTCTTTTTATATGTTCATCAGATGGTAATTCAAAATGTTCTATTCTATGCCTATGATTTTCCCTTTTATACTTTGTAAGTGCATATTCATATGAATTTAGTATTTGCTCTATTGCTCTATCACCTATAGCATGTACTGTTATTTGCAGGTTTTCTTTATGTGCATTTAATATAAATTCATTTAATTCTTCTTGTGAAAAGAACAGTCTACCTTTATTATTTTTTTGATCTGAATAATCTTCTTTTAATGCTGCGTTTCTTGAACCAAATGAACCATCTAAAAATATACATCCACCAATTCGGTTTAACTGTTTTCCTTTTACCATGTCTACATCTATTGTCTGATAGAACAAGTTTATATCTATAGGAAATTTCGTATTATTATTTATTATGAATTCTGCATCTCTATTATGAAATACAAATCCACCTTCCAATGCTCCAACTGTAGTTACACCTTTGCTAATTGCTAAATCTAATGCTTTATTTACACCTTTTTTTCTTATGCTATCTGAAAAGTTATTTAGTATTTGCCCTCTAATATATGCACTGGCTTTACCTGTTAATCTTCCATCAGGAAGTCCTCTTTCATCTCTTATTATACCCTCTAAATCAAATGGTATATTTAAGCTATTTAGTGCCATTGAATTAATTGAACTTATATGATATTCTACTCTATTTATCCATACAGGATGATTTGGAGCACACTTATCTAATTCATATCTTGTAGGCATACGACATTCAGATACTCTTAAATCATCATAACCTATACCTCTTATAAGTTGTCCTTCCGGTTTTTTATATGTAGCTTTTCTTATTCTTTCTTGTAACTCAACTATACTTTGTACATCACTTAAATCTACTGATAATAAATTTAATCCTGTTTGTACAAGATGAACATGACTATCATAAAATCCTGGTAATACTGTTTTTCCCATTAAATCTATTTTTTCTTTTGCATTATTTATATATTTTTTATATTCATCATTATTCCCTATATCTATTATACTGCCTTTATCTACAGCTATCCAATTAGCTGTAGATAGATTTTCATCTATAGTTAATATATCTCCATTGTATAATATCAAATCTATATTTTTCACAGAAAATTCCCCTCTATCAAATTGTCTTAATATTATTTTACCATATGTATTATAAAAAATCCCTTCATATAGAAGGGATTTTTTTATTTTGCATTTAATGTTGTCTTTAAGAAATCATATATTACTTCTGCAGTTTTAACTACAGTGTCTATAAGCACATATTCATTACTACTATGATAATTCTCACCATGAGGTCCAAATACAAATGTAGGTACACCTACTCTTGTTCCTAGATAATTAAAGTCACCTATGCTTGTAAAATAACTTGTTTGACCTTCTTTTCCAGTGATATTTTTTATACTCTTTTGTAATGCCAAAGTATATTCATTTTCTTCATCTACTGTATAAGGTAAAAATCCATCTGCTTCATCATTTGGAGCTTCTCTAAAGTTTATATCTACTTTACTCTTTATATTTGCTTTTTCTACTGCTCTATTTACTTCATCTACTATATAGTCTTTGTCTTCTCCTCTTACTATATGTCTAAACACTGTGAATTCTGCAGTGTCTGCTACACTACATGCTGCTCCTCCACCATTCATTTCTATTAGCGCAAAAGAGCCTTCACCTAATTTATCATCTTTTAATCCATCCATATTTTCTAATTCTAATATAACTTTCGATGCATCAGTTATTGCATTTATTCCAAGTTCAGGTGCTGCTGCATGAGATGACTTCCCTTTTAGTTTAACACTATAATTATATCCACCTCTTGCTCCAAGACATACACATGGAAAATCACATGCTGAAAATCCACTACTAGGTTCTGGAACTATGGCTACATCTATATCTTCTGTATATCCATCTTGTATAAGTGCATCTGTACCTAATCCAAATGGACCTTCCTCATCTGATACTAATGTATAGAGTATTTCTCCATCAAATTCATCTACTGTATTTTTAAATGCTTCCAAAGCAAGTATTATAGCTGCTACTCCTGATTTCATATCAAGTGCACCAAGTCCATATAAACGATTTCCTTGTCTTGTTGCTTTTAATGGGTTGTACTCCCAACCTTCACATATCTCTACTGTATCTAAATGTCCATTTAATAATATTTTTGGACCTTTTCCTTTTCCTTTTAAATTTCCTATTACATTTTTACCTTTAAATTTTGTTATCTTTTTATCTTCATATTCATGTATTTCTGTTGGAATATTTTTTTTCTTTAATAAATCATGTGCATATTCCATTATTTTATCTTCTCTGAAATAAGGGCTTTCTATTTCTATAAGAGAGGATAACAATTCTACTATATTTTCCTCATTTATATATTCCCTATATTTTTGTGTCAATTTGATTCCTCCTAATTTAAACTGTCTTTTCAACTGTGTCTTCATCATGATACGTATTTACTGATTCTATATCTCCTTCTTTAAATATAAATTTGCCTGTGAAAGAATATAGTATTGCTATTAATGGTGTTAAGAATGATAAGAATACATATGGAAAATAATCCATTGTAGGAACGCCTAATGTTCCTGCAAAAAATACTCCACATAATCCCCATGGTACAAGTGGTGATGTAACTGTTGCTGAATCTTCTGAAGTTCTTGAATTAACTTGTGGTAATATATTTAATTTCTTATATGCTGGTACTAGCATACGAGATGGTATTATTATAGCTATATATTGACTTGCTGAAAATAAATTTACTGCAATTGATGATAATACATGTGTTGTAATAAGTCCCTTTGCACTACTAACTAAAACAGCTATTTTTTCTAATAATACTTCTAATATCTTTGTTTTTTCTAATATTCCACCATAACTTAGTCCTATAAATCCTAGAGATATAGTCCACATCATACTTTGAAGCCCTCCACGACTAAGTAATGCATCTACTGCTTCTACTCCTGTTTCTGATACAAATCCATCATTCATAAATGCTAACATTTCTCCTAATCCATATCCTTGGAATATCATTGCAAATGCTAGACCTAAAAGTGATGCTATTACCATTACTGCAAGTCCTGAGACCTTTTTAACTGCAAGTATAACTATTACTACTGCTGGTATTAATGTTATAGGACTTATATAATAATTTGAACTTAATCCATTTAATATGCCATCTATTTGTGCAGTATCTATTGTTCCACTACCAAACTTAAATCCTACTATTCCATATATTACAAGAGATATTAAAAATGCTGGTCCTGTAGTATATGCCATAGATTTAATGTGGTCGAAAAGGTTTGCCTCTGCCACACCTGCTGCTAAATTTGTAGAGTCTGATAATGGTGACATTTTATCTCCAAAGATTGCGCCAGTTATAACTGCTCCTGCTGTAATTGGTGCTGGTATTCCAAGTCCATATCCAATACCCATAAATGCAACACCAAATGTAGCACCAGTAGTATATGAACTTCCTGTAGATATAGATGATACTGCACATACAAACGCTACAGTAACTAAAAATATTTTTGGTGATAATATGTTTAATCCATAATATATTAATGTTGGTATTGTTCCTGCTGGTATCCATGATGCAATAAGTACCCCTACTAGCATAAGAATAAGCATTGGAAGCATTGCTATTTTACATCCATATAGTATACCTTCCTGTACATCATCCCAACTAAATCCTGATATTAATGCTATCACTGCTGCAAATGTCGCTGCCATTATTAACGTAATATGTGTAGCATAATTTTGCTTTAATACGAATATCTGAACCGCCATTGCAATACATAAAAATAAAATAACTGATAAGGCTGCAATA
The sequence above is a segment of the Senegalia massiliensis genome. Coding sequences within it:
- a CDS encoding M20 family metallopeptidase, giving the protein MTQKYREYINEENIVELLSSLIEIESPYFREDKIMEYAHDLLKKKNIPTEIHEYEDKKITKFKGKNVIGNLKGKGKGPKILLNGHLDTVEICEGWEYNPLKATRQGNRLYGLGALDMKSGVAAIILALEAFKNTVDEFDGEILYTLVSDEEGPFGLGTDALIQDGYTEDIDVAIVPEPSSGFSACDFPCVCLGARGGYNYSVKLKGKSSHAAAPELGINAITDASKVILELENMDGLKDDKLGEGSFALIEMNGGGAACSVADTAEFTVFRHIVRGEDKDYIVDEVNRAVEKANIKSKVDINFREAPNDEADGFLPYTVDEENEYTLALQKSIKNITGKEGQTSYFTSIGDFNYLGTRVGVPTFVFGPHGENYHSSNEYVLIDTVVKTAEVIYDFLKTTLNAK
- the nhaC gene encoding Na+/H+ antiporter NhaC, with translation MSNLKDSSGKRPSFIAALSVILFLCIAMAVQIFVLKQNYATHITLIMAATFAAVIALISGFSWDDVQEGILYGCKIAMLPMLILMLVGVLIASWIPAGTIPTLIYYGLNILSPKIFLVTVAFVCAVSSISTGSSYTTGATFGVAFMGIGYGLGIPAPITAGAVITGAIFGDKMSPLSDSTNLAAGVAEANLFDHIKSMAYTTGPAFLISLVIYGIVGFKFGSGTIDTAQIDGILNGLSSNYYISPITLIPAVVIVILAVKKVSGLAVMVIASLLGLAFAMIFQGYGLGEMLAFMNDGFVSETGVEAVDALLSRGGLQSMMWTISLGFIGLSYGGILEKTKILEVLLEKIAVLVSSAKGLITTHVLSSIAVNLFSASQYIAIIIPSRMLVPAYKKLNILPQVNSRTSEDSATVTSPLVPWGLCGVFFAGTLGVPTMDYFPYVFLSFLTPLIAILYSFTGKFIFKEGDIESVNTYHDEDTVEKTV
- a CDS encoding amidohydrolase family protein; the protein is MKNIDLILYNGDILTIDENLSTANWIAVDKGSIIDIGNNDEYKKYINNAKEKIDLMGKTVLPGFYDSHVHLVQTGLNLLSVDLSDVQSIVELQERIRKATYKKPEGQLIRGIGYDDLRVSECRMPTRYELDKCAPNHPVWINRVEYHISSINSMALNSLNIPFDLEGIIRDERGLPDGRLTGKASAYIRGQILNNFSDSIRKKGVNKALDLAISKGVTTVGALEGGFVFHNRDAEFIINNNTKFPIDINLFYQTIDVDMVKGKQLNRIGGCIFLDGSFGSRNAALKEDYSDQKNNKGRLFFSQEELNEFILNAHKENLQITVHAIGDRAIEQILNSYEYALTKYKRENHRHRIEHFELPSDEHIKRAKDLELVLSMQPSYEYYWGDKGDLYDKRLGERRKKTNPFKKIVESGLIIAGGSDSDVTKIDPLLGIHTAVNHPNKEYSISPIEAIKLFTINGAYSVFEEDIKGSIEIGKWADLVVLDKNPLKVKKEEIKDINVELTLKQGYIIFKNKGDIDG